The segment TGGAAGCCTTGGGGATGGCAACAACCTGCAAGCAGTCTATACCCTTGCCCATGAGGCAGTGCAACGTGCTCGTCAAGGTAATGGCCCCAGTTTTTTGGAGTTTACAACCTATCGCTGGCGGGAACATTGTGGCCCCAACTACGACAACCACATTGGGTATCGCACCGAAGCCGAGTATCTAGAATGGCGACAGCGTTGCCCTGTAGAGCAAACCCAGGCTGACCTGATGGCCCAAGGGATTTTAACCCCAGCGGCCTTAGATACGGTCGAGCGCCAAATTCAGGAGGAATTGGAGGCAGCGATCGCCTTTGCCAAAACCAGCCCCTTTCCTGAACCTCACACCCTCTTTGACCACATCTATGCGGAGCGAGTAGCATGACCCAGCGTGAACTCACAGTTGCCCAAGCCATCAACGAGGCGTTGGTTCAGGCCATGACAGCAGACCCATCGGTTTATATCATGGGGGAAGGTGTTCCGGATCCTAAAGGCATCTTTGGCACGACCTTGGGCCTGCGTGATAAGTTTGGTGCTGATCGGGTTCTCGATATGCCCGTGGCTGAGAATGGTATGACGGGTGTGGCGATCGGCTCTGCCTTAATGGGAATGCGTCCCGTCCTGGTGCATCAACGGGTAGACTTTGCTCTGCTGGCCATGGATCAAATGGTTAATCAAGCGGCAAAGTGGCACTACATGTTTGGCGGACAACTCTCCGTGCCCTTGGTTGTGCGGTTAATCATTGGCCGGGGCTGGGGACAAGGCCCACAACATTCCCAGAGCCTGCAATCTTGGTTTGCCCATATTCCCGGCCTGAAGGTGGTCATGCCCACCACCCCCCAAGATGCCAAAGGGTTATTGCTAGCTAGCATTCAGGATCCAAATCCGGTGATTTTTTTGGAACATCGCTGGCTACATAACATTAAAGGCTGGGTGTCGCCAGACCAAGACATTACTCCTTTAGGTAAAGCCAGAATTGCCCGTGCAGGCAAGGATCTGACGATCGTTAGCGTTTCCTACATGACCTTGGAAGCCCTGCGAACGGCTGACTGGCTAGCAGCCCAAGGCATAGAGGCAGAAGTAGTTGACCTCCGCACCCTCCGTCCCCTAGACACTGATACGATTGTGGAGTCTGTGAAGAAAACAGGCCGATTGCTAGTCGCCGACACCAGTTGGAAACTCTGTGGCATTAGTGCTGAAATTGTAGCCCTAGCAACCGAAGCCGCTTTTTCATCCCTGCGCTGTGCTCCAGTTCGGATCACCCTGCCAGATACACCCTCACCCACCAGCCACGCGATGGCTCAGTTCTTCTATCCACGGGCAGTCAACCTCTACGAAGCCGCTTGCCAAATGGTCAATATCCCCTACCACAACCCAGAACCACCGCTAAAGTCAACCCAACTGGATGTGCCCGATAAGTCGTTTACGGGGCCTTTTTAAGGTGTTAGGTGTTAGAGGTTAAGTATTGGGGGGATTGGGTGAGATGGGAATCGAGAGCTATCGAGATTTGAAGGTGTGGAATAACGAGATTTGAAGGTGTGGAATAAAAGTATGGACTTGGTTGTGCAGGCTTATCAACTAGCAGAGAAATTGCCAAACCATGAGTTGTATGGTCTAGTTAGCCAAATTCAGCGGTCAGCAGTCTCTGTACCTGCTAATATTGCCGAGGGGCATGGTAAAGATCATTTATCTTCATCACTTCTCAATCGCTACTGGCTCCCTAATGGAACTCGAAACACACCTGTTGATAGCCGAGCGCTCGTCCTATTGTCAGCTATCAGACCTAGAACCAGTGCTGAACCTCTCAGCCGAAATCAGCCATATGCTTGGCAGCCTAACCCAAAAACTCAAAGAAAAACGCCCCTAACCCCTAACACCTGTTTATGAAAATCGCAGTTCTCGGTAGCAACTCTTTCTCTGGTAGTGACTTTATAGATCTCTTGTTGGAAGATCCGGACAATGAGGTGATTGGTATTAGCCGATCGCCGGAAAAAAGCGCCCTCTTTCTCCCCTACCTGCGCCACAACAGCCCTCGCTTCCAGTTTCATCAGCTCGACTTTAACCATGATATGGAGCGGATCAAGGCAGTGTTAGACGAGTTTGCCCCGGCCTACATCGTCAATTTTGCCGCCCAAAGTGAAGTAGCCCCCAGTTGGAAACATCCGGAACACTGGTTCCAAACTAACACCGTTGCCCTCGCCCAACTGATCAATCACTTGAAGGATCAGTCCTACCTGCAACGCTACCTGCACATCTCCTCCCCTGAAGCCTACGGCACCTGTGTGGGCACGGTTACGGAAGAGTCTCCCCTCAACCCCTCTACTCCCTATGCTGCCTCTAAAGCAGCGGCTGACATGCTGCTCTCTACTTTCTACAAGCACTTCAACTTTCCCTTACTGACCGTCCGAGCAACCAATGTGTATGGCGCACACCAGCAGTTGTTCAAGATTATTCCCCGCTCTGTCATCTACATCAAGCTGGGCAAAACCATCCAACTGCATGGCGGTGGCAAAGCTGTGAAATCTTACATCCACATCCGCGATGTCTCTAGGGGGGAACTTGCCATCCTACAGCAGGGCAAAATTGGCAACCTGTATCACCTTTCTCCTGATCGAGGCTATGCTGTGCGGGAAGTGGTTGAGACAATTTGTAATCTCATGGGTAAATCCTTCGCAGAAGCGACGGAAGCAGTTGCTGAACGCCTTGGCCAAGATGCTGCTTATGTAATCGATTCCACCAAAGCTCGGACAGAATTAGGCTGGTCACCCCAAATTTCCCTTGAAGAAGGATTGCAGGGTGTGGTTGCCTGGGTCGATCGCTTTTGGGATGAGATTCAACAACAGCCCTTGGACTATATCCACAAGCCCTAACCACCTGTATCGATCCATGCTACTTCGTAAAACCGTATTGCCCAAAACCATCAAAAAGTTAAAGACACTGGTGCTGACTAGAAATCCCAGAATGTGGGAGTCGATTAGTCGATTACGGTTGAAGGTCAATCCCCGATCGACAGGGGCACATATGGCCCTTGGTCACGCATTAATGCTACAAGCAGCCTATGACCAAGCAGCCAATAGCTATCGTGCGGCCATATCCTTGACTCCAGAGCTAGAAGATGCGCCAGAATTACTGTCTAAAGCAAAGGCTAAGGCTGCGGAAGCCTATGTTGGCATTGGCAACACCTTAGAGCAGACCAATCGACAAAACGAAGCGATCGCAACCTACCAAAAGGCCCTAGCCCTAGATTTTCAGTGCTTTTCAGCCTACAGAGCACTCCTGAAACTCTATAAGCAACAGGGTAAGACTGCTGACGTTGCTCAACTTCTCGACCAACTGCAATCCATTCAGCTCTCTACTGCGGATGACTACGCCACATTGGGTGATATCTTTCTGCAAAATGACCGGGGAGAAGCAGCCTATCAGTGTTATCAGAAAGCCATTGAACTAAGGCCTGACGACATACCGCTCTATCATCAGGCTGGCATTGCCCTATTCTTAGCAGGTAAGTTTGACGATGCTGCCGCTGCTTGGCAAGTAGGGATAGAAAAACAACAGCACTTGGCAAAGACTCATCACATGAACTTACTGGGCATTCGTGTGATTGGGAATTCTTGGTTGTTGGCGATCGGTCACATTGCTCAACTAGATGCCTATTTCAAGCTCGGTCAGCTAGGATGGCGCGCTCCCCAACGCACTGTGCTAGTGTTGAAGCCAGAGATGAAGGTGCCAAATCAACCCCTACTCAGCTATTGGGAACCATTTCTCACCATTATTTCCACTCCCGATTGGCTGCCAATTCCCAGCCCCTACTTAAACCTGATTACTGATGAGTTTTGGACACTCACTTTCCCCGATGGTAGTTCACCCATCTATTACAAGGCGGCTGCCCTAGTGCAAGAACAGTGGGAGCGGGAGAATCGTCCTCCATTGCTGACTCTAAAGGAGTCTGATCGAGAGCGGGGTAGGAATTGCCTTGAACAACTAGGAGTTCCCCCAAATGCTTGGTTTGTCTGTCTCCATGTCCGTGAATCGGGGTTTCATAAATCGTGGAACGACACCTACGTCCCCACTCGGAATGCAGATATTGATACCTACACCTTGGCGATCGAGGCGATCGTTGCCCAAGGTGGCTGGGTGATTCGAGTGGGAGATCCTAGCATGAAGCCACTCTCACCAATGCCTCAGGTAATTGACTATGCCCACAGCCCCCTCAAGAGCGACTGGATGGATATTTTTCTATGTGCTCAATGCCGCTTTTTTATTGGCATGAATTCTGGATTGGGCTTAGTTCCTCCCCTATTCGGTGTGCCCTGTGCCATGACCAACTGGGTTCCCATGGGGGTTTTGCCCTACTTCGGACAGGATCGCTTCATTCCCAAGCTGTATTGGTCGAAGCGAGACAATCGGTATATCAGCTTTGAAGATATGATGCGTCCACCCGTTGGCTTCAGTCAATTTGTCCGTGACCTGATTCCTCTAGATTTAGAGGTTGTTGATAATACCCCTGAGGATTTAAGGGATCTGGTGGTAGAAATGCTAGAACAGACTGGCCATTCCTCGGCAAAATCTGACGACACAGAGGAAGACATTGCCCTGAGGACAACCTATTTTCAACTGGCACAGACGATCGTTGGCTATCGAGGCAGCCCTATTGGGCGCGCATTTCTCCGCAAGTATCGCCAGTTGCTGAACACAGCGCATAGCGTAACTCGGCATGGTCATCAAACTGTAGATATTGCTGGATGAGAGTGACCTAAGATGACGATCGTGCCTAACCACCATTCAAATCAACAACCCTGCCCTAGTTGTCACCATACAGCCTTTGAGCAGTTGTTGGATATGGGGTCTGTGCCAGCATCTGGGTGTTTCCTGCCCGACAATCACCACTCCGTCGCTCTCTATCCCCTGACTTTTGAGCTATGTACTCACTGTGGGTTAGTCCGACAGGGATATTCCGATCGTCCCACTCTTGACTACACCCATGTCAATCGGAATACCAAGCGTCAGCTTCCCAGCTATGGGCAGCAAATTCTAGATTCCTTTCATCAAGTCTCTGACCCTGATCAGCTAGTGATTGAAGTGGGTGCCAACGACGGCACATTTCTCAACTGTCTGGCGGCAGCAAACTTTAGGCACTGCTTGGGCATTGAGCCATCGATTGCCCTGTCAGCCAGTTGCCGTGAGCAAGGACATATGGTAGAAACAACCCATCTCAACCATGATGAAGCGCTCCGAATTCGCCAACGTTATGGCCCAGCGGCCATTGTCCTCTGTCGGCATACGCTAGAGCACGTGCCCGACCCCTTAGAATTAGTGATCGCGATGCGATCGCTGCTGGCTGAGGATGGTCTCCTGTTCATCGAAGTACCCGATGCCCAAGACATGGCAGTTAACGGCAAAGGCCAAGACCTGTGGGACGAACACCTTCATTACTTTACTGCCGAAAACCTCACCCTCTTGGTGCAGCAAGCCGGATTTTCGGTAGAACGCATTACCTTACAGGATCACCGTCAATCAATGAACATTCTGTGTTGGTGCCGCCCCAGTCCAACCAAGCCTATGGTAGATACATCTTTTGACGATCGGCTAAAGATTAGCGTCGCCCAATTTCGTCAATTTGCCCAGAAATGGCAACTGCGTTGCCAGCAACTTCAGCACCATGCCCCAGCTTGGCCATCCCCAGTGATTGCCATTGGTGCTTCCCATCCTCAGTCCAATTTTTTGCTGTTCACTGGCTTAGGACAATACATTGATGCTCTCGTGGATGATGACCCCCACAAAATTGGTAAATACGTGCCCCTGCCCCAGCCCGTACCAGTTATTTCCACAGCTCAATTGATAGCAAACAAGCCCCCTGGCACTATCCTGAAAACAGCATTTGGTTACGATGGCTGGATGAATAAAATCTGTAAACCTATGAGTGATCAAGGCGTGCATATTGTCAGCTTGTAATACTGTCATGGTAGACGTTTTGCTAAAAACCTTCCTCATCAACCGCTAATGTTCGTTGTGACAATACTCCCAAAAGTCTCTAAACCAGAAGGCTAGAAACCCAAGTTCTACTGTTGGCAGCTTAAACCTTCCGACCTGTTGTTTTGATTGATAGTGTACTTACATTTGCTGAAAGGAAAATGCTATGGGAATTGGCGGCAGAACATTACAGAAATTTATTGACTTTCATCGCGCTGGTATCTTCGATACGGTTAAATCAGTAGCCGAAATTGGTTCTCAAGAGTTGTTTTGTGAAGGCGGAGAGGAGATCATCCGCGAGGTATTACAGACTTTTACACAGGCTTCTGTTTCTGACGCTGAGGTATCTAGGCTGGCAAAACGGGGTGCTGCCCGCGATCTGTATAAGTTGATGGGGCTGGATTATCTCTGCATCGACATTGATGGTCAGTTTGGTGCTATCCCCCTAGACTTGAATTTTGAAGATGTTCCCCCAAGCCATTTGGGACGTTATGACTTTGTAACTAACTTTGGCACGACTGAACATGTGGCCAATCAACTGAATTGCTTCAAAGTCATGCATGATTTAACTAGTGTGGGAGGCTACATGTACCACGAACTGCCCTGCCAAGGCATGTTAAACCATGGACTTGTGAACTACAACCCTAAGATGTTCTGGATGCTGTGCAAGAGCAACTTCTACGACTATGTTGGCATGTGGTTCTACGCAGATACAGCCCATCCTCACAAACTGCCCGACAATATTGTGCAAATGTGTAAGGATTTGGATGCTGAAACCCTCGATAAGTTTTCATCCCAAGATTCTATGCTGGCTGTTTTAGTCCGTAAGAAATTTGATGCTCCCTACGTTCCTCCACTAGACGGAAACCTAGAAGGCACAACAGACATTCAAAAGCTACGCTACTGGAGCCACATTCCAGGTGCCTATGAGAAACTGTTGCGGGAGAGTAATCGCCAAGCGGCTACTCAACCTAACCAGTCTAGTCATGAATCAACTGTCCATGATAGCGATCGCATAAAAGCCCTACAAGCAGAGTTAGCGTTGGCAAATTCACGGATTGCTGCCATGGAATCTAGTAAATTTTGGAAATTACGACAGCGGTGGTTTGCGCTGAAGCGTCTATTAGGGCTTTCAGCTTCAGATTAGGGAAATCACCTACCTAGCTATTTAGGGCATGGCTTTTGCTTGCCCTGACCAGTTAGGAGTTACGGTACGTTTGTTCAGGATTTGCAGCAAGCCAATGCATAGGTAAAGAGTCTATGTCAATTTGTAATGCCATCGGTAACACAACAATTGCTAATGCCTTAGAGGGTGAACTTGGCTACTTTACAGGAATTCGTCTACTAGCCGATGAGTTAGTCTTGGTCAAAGGACTGATTGAATCGCAATGGCTAGATACTATCCAACAAAGCTATCCTGACTATGCCCAACAGTTTGCCGATCGTGGCATTGACCGCTACCACGAGTTATCCCACCTAGTCGATCACAGCACTCTCTGGCACAAACGAACACGCATTCTGCCAGCATCTGCGGTCAGCCTGATTCGCAGCACCAGCTTGTTCAAGCAGCTAGAAGCCGAGTTCGGCAACTTTGATCTGTCTGACGAGGAAGGCAACGGACGAGAATCTATCTACTGGCGACTTGTGCGCCCTCACCAGCCTACGGATGTAGGCCCAATTCATGCTGATAAATGGTTTTGGGATTTGAACGGCTGGGCAATGCCACCAGAGACTCAGCGGGTGAAGGTATGGATTGCGATCGTCTGTGAACCCGGCTTAGGGGGATTACGCATTGCACCCGGCAGTCATCGCCAAGATGTCCCCTACCATGGAGTGATACGCCACGGCATCCCGAAACCCCAAATTGATCTGAGTGAAGATGAGTTGCCACTAGAGCTATTCCAGAGCCAACCAGGAGATGCCATTGTGTTTCACGATCGGCTGCTCCACGGTGGTAGCGTTACCTCTGGCACCCTAACGCGAGTTAGTTTAGAGTTCACAGCGTTTATTCCCAACGCCACTTATTTTGTGAGGTAAATTCATGGCAACATTGATCAGCCTGACCGCTAGGAGCCTGGTTAAGTGAACACCTCAACCCTTGTCATCCATCATGTTGGCGGACGATGGGGAAATCGCTCATTTCCAGTGCTGCCAATGTTCGAGTCAGACTTCCTGAGTGTCTTATATGATGCGGATACAGATGCCATCGCAGGCATTCATACTGCAAACCAGGCATTGAACTCCCAACAGATAGTCCTGCCCATTTGCCTAGCCGAAGCCGATGGCCCCAAAACACTATATATTTCCCTAAATCCTGGATGTACCTCACTGCTATCACCGGGCACTGCTTGGGATAGCCATTACATCAACCTATTTGGGATCGACATGGACTTCCCCCATGGATCCCGTATCATCGAAGAGCGACCAATCAATGCTCGATCGCTGGATAGCTTCCTAGCCGATGATGATTGTGCCTGTCCCCCACCAGATTTTTTATCCCTCGATACCCAGGGAAGTGAGTATGAAATTCTTCAGGGCGCTCTCAAAACCTTAAAACATCATGTTTGTGGTTTAGTGATTGAAGTTGAATTTGTAGAACTTTATCAAGGACAAAAACGCTTTCAAGACATATGTGATTTTCTTCACGAATTAGGCTTTTCGTTTGTACGCTTCTTATCGATCGGCGAACTATCAGGGCCAAAAGCTCCTCTGGGTTTTAGGGGCATAGGATATCAAACCTGGGCAGATGCACTATTCTTGCGTCGCCCTGAAAAAGCCATCCAAGACATAAATCCAGACCATTTTGAACGCTTTATTAGAAAACTTTGCTTTATTGCAACTGTGTATGGTCAGATAGAACTTGTAATTTTATGTTTCAACACATACT is part of the Cyanobacteriota bacterium genome and harbors:
- a CDS encoding alpha-ketoacid dehydrogenase subunit beta, encoding MTQRELTVAQAINEALVQAMTADPSVYIMGEGVPDPKGIFGTTLGLRDKFGADRVLDMPVAENGMTGVAIGSALMGMRPVLVHQRVDFALLAMDQMVNQAAKWHYMFGGQLSVPLVVRLIIGRGWGQGPQHSQSLQSWFAHIPGLKVVMPTTPQDAKGLLLASIQDPNPVIFLEHRWLHNIKGWVSPDQDITPLGKARIARAGKDLTIVSVSYMTLEALRTADWLAAQGIEAEVVDLRTLRPLDTDTIVESVKKTGRLLVADTSWKLCGISAEIVALATEAAFSSLRCAPVRITLPDTPSPTSHAMAQFFYPRAVNLYEAACQMVNIPYHNPEPPLKSTQLDVPDKSFTGPF
- a CDS encoding GDP-mannose 4,6-dehydratase, which produces MKIAVLGSNSFSGSDFIDLLLEDPDNEVIGISRSPEKSALFLPYLRHNSPRFQFHQLDFNHDMERIKAVLDEFAPAYIVNFAAQSEVAPSWKHPEHWFQTNTVALAQLINHLKDQSYLQRYLHISSPEAYGTCVGTVTEESPLNPSTPYAASKAAADMLLSTFYKHFNFPLLTVRATNVYGAHQQLFKIIPRSVIYIKLGKTIQLHGGGKAVKSYIHIRDVSRGELAILQQGKIGNLYHLSPDRGYAVREVVETICNLMGKSFAEATEAVAERLGQDAAYVIDSTKARTELGWSPQISLEEGLQGVVAWVDRFWDEIQQQPLDYIHKP
- a CDS encoding TIGR04372 family glycosyltransferase, with product MLLRKTVLPKTIKKLKTLVLTRNPRMWESISRLRLKVNPRSTGAHMALGHALMLQAAYDQAANSYRAAISLTPELEDAPELLSKAKAKAAEAYVGIGNTLEQTNRQNEAIATYQKALALDFQCFSAYRALLKLYKQQGKTADVAQLLDQLQSIQLSTADDYATLGDIFLQNDRGEAAYQCYQKAIELRPDDIPLYHQAGIALFLAGKFDDAAAAWQVGIEKQQHLAKTHHMNLLGIRVIGNSWLLAIGHIAQLDAYFKLGQLGWRAPQRTVLVLKPEMKVPNQPLLSYWEPFLTIISTPDWLPIPSPYLNLITDEFWTLTFPDGSSPIYYKAAALVQEQWERENRPPLLTLKESDRERGRNCLEQLGVPPNAWFVCLHVRESGFHKSWNDTYVPTRNADIDTYTLAIEAIVAQGGWVIRVGDPSMKPLSPMPQVIDYAHSPLKSDWMDIFLCAQCRFFIGMNSGLGLVPPLFGVPCAMTNWVPMGVLPYFGQDRFIPKLYWSKRDNRYISFEDMMRPPVGFSQFVRDLIPLDLEVVDNTPEDLRDLVVEMLEQTGHSSAKSDDTEEDIALRTTYFQLAQTIVGYRGSPIGRAFLRKYRQLLNTAHSVTRHGHQTVDIAG
- a CDS encoding class I SAM-dependent methyltransferase, which encodes MTIVPNHHSNQQPCPSCHHTAFEQLLDMGSVPASGCFLPDNHHSVALYPLTFELCTHCGLVRQGYSDRPTLDYTHVNRNTKRQLPSYGQQILDSFHQVSDPDQLVIEVGANDGTFLNCLAAANFRHCLGIEPSIALSASCREQGHMVETTHLNHDEALRIRQRYGPAAIVLCRHTLEHVPDPLELVIAMRSLLAEDGLLFIEVPDAQDMAVNGKGQDLWDEHLHYFTAENLTLLVQQAGFSVERITLQDHRQSMNILCWCRPSPTKPMVDTSFDDRLKISVAQFRQFAQKWQLRCQQLQHHAPAWPSPVIAIGASHPQSNFLLFTGLGQYIDALVDDDPHKIGKYVPLPQPVPVISTAQLIANKPPGTILKTAFGYDGWMNKICKPMSDQGVHIVSL
- a CDS encoding class I SAM-dependent methyltransferase, giving the protein MGIGGRTLQKFIDFHRAGIFDTVKSVAEIGSQELFCEGGEEIIREVLQTFTQASVSDAEVSRLAKRGAARDLYKLMGLDYLCIDIDGQFGAIPLDLNFEDVPPSHLGRYDFVTNFGTTEHVANQLNCFKVMHDLTSVGGYMYHELPCQGMLNHGLVNYNPKMFWMLCKSNFYDYVGMWFYADTAHPHKLPDNIVQMCKDLDAETLDKFSSQDSMLAVLVRKKFDAPYVPPLDGNLEGTTDIQKLRYWSHIPGAYEKLLRESNRQAATQPNQSSHESTVHDSDRIKALQAELALANSRIAAMESSKFWKLRQRWFALKRLLGLSASD
- a CDS encoding phytanoyl-CoA dioxygenase family protein; translated protein: MSICNAIGNTTIANALEGELGYFTGIRLLADELVLVKGLIESQWLDTIQQSYPDYAQQFADRGIDRYHELSHLVDHSTLWHKRTRILPASAVSLIRSTSLFKQLEAEFGNFDLSDEEGNGRESIYWRLVRPHQPTDVGPIHADKWFWDLNGWAMPPETQRVKVWIAIVCEPGLGGLRIAPGSHRQDVPYHGVIRHGIPKPQIDLSEDELPLELFQSQPGDAIVFHDRLLHGGSVTSGTLTRVSLEFTAFIPNATYFVR
- a CDS encoding FkbM family methyltransferase, which encodes MNTSTLVIHHVGGRWGNRSFPVLPMFESDFLSVLYDADTDAIAGIHTANQALNSQQIVLPICLAEADGPKTLYISLNPGCTSLLSPGTAWDSHYINLFGIDMDFPHGSRIIEERPINARSLDSFLADDDCACPPPDFLSLDTQGSEYEILQGALKTLKHHVCGLVIEVEFVELYQGQKRFQDICDFLHELGFSFVRFLSIGELSGPKAPLGFRGIGYQTWADALFLRRPEKAIQDINPDHFERFIRKLCFIATVYGQIELVILCFNTYSSAFFKQRNQANALINDRPKYDNFLDDLFTVYEQAEKVFPPVFSEHITQGNCQKFAAANVNEQYQILGLEQLANPQFITALAKLQSEDDTLFEQVLRNYGFTDLATQLNYKRRDQVFKAKTAISHASTTASADSGVKIDNQELDVTLEIPKQLNASTKDKELCDLQENIQLLQQLIDANAQILAMESSKFWKLRRKWLQLKNIIGLY